The following proteins are co-located in the Spinactinospora alkalitolerans genome:
- the cas2e gene encoding type I-E CRISPR-associated endoribonuclease Cas2e, whose amino-acid sequence MASVVVIATTAVPDHVRGALSRWMVEPVAGVYVGTMSARVRDELWSVVSDSVGDGAAVSVHPDDNEQGFSMRTAGERRRVVMDFDGLRLIQMSALEESAPNTAPTPEGW is encoded by the coding sequence ATGGCGAGCGTGGTGGTCATCGCCACGACGGCCGTGCCGGACCATGTTCGGGGCGCACTGTCCCGGTGGATGGTCGAGCCGGTCGCCGGCGTCTACGTGGGCACGATGAGCGCTCGCGTCCGTGACGAACTGTGGTCCGTGGTGAGCGACTCGGTCGGCGACGGAGCCGCCGTGTCCGTGCACCCTGATGACAACGAACAGGGCTTCAGCATGCGCACTGCGGGGGAACGCCGACGCGTGGTCATGGACTTCGACGGCTTGCGACTGATCCAGATGTCGGCATTGGAGGAATCAGCTCCGAACACGGCACCGACCCCCGAGGGTTGGTAA